GCGGAAGAGGTCCTGGCAGAGCTCCTCAAAGCGGGCGCGGGTGATGGAGGTGTAGAAGTCGATACCCTCAAACAGGGAGTCGATCTCAATGGACGTCTGGGCAGACGAAGAAAGAGTGCGCTTGGCACGCTCGCAGGCAGTTCGGAGACGGCGCAGAGCACGAGCGTTGGTAGACAGATCCTGTGTTTGAAAGTTAGCTTTAGTACTTTGAAAAAGTGGGGACGGGTCGCTGTCGTATCCGGCGGTACTCAAGTTGCTGTCGTGCCCGGCGTtgccaccatggccgtcgtTGCCAGCATTTCCCGAGTTGCCTTCGTGTCTGGCGTTTCCCATGTTTCTGGGAGATCTCACTTTCTTAAATTTCCTCTTGAACTCCAAGACAAAATGATTGACAAGACGGTTGTCGAAGTCCTCACCACCCAGATGAGTGTCACCAGCGGTGGACTTGACCTCGAAAATGCCCTCCTCAATGGTCAGGAGGGACACATCGAAAGTACCACCGCCAAGATCGAAAATGAGGACGTTGCGCTCGCCCTCAACCTTCTTGTCCAGGCCGtaggcgatggcggcggccgtgggctcGTTGATGATACGCAGGACGTTGAGGCCGGCGATGAGACCAGCGTCCTTGGtggcctggcgctggctgtCGTTGAAGTAGGCAGGGACAGTGACGACAGCATTGGTGACCTGGGTGCCCAGGTAGCTCTCGGCAGTCTCACGCATCTTGGTCAAGACCATGGAAGAGATCTCTTCGGGGGTGAAGGTCTTCTGCTCGCCCTTGAACTCGACCTCGATGGCAGGCTTGCCAGCCTTGTCGGTGACCTTGAAGGGGAAATGCTTCATGTCGGCCTGGACCTCAGCGTCGTTGAACTTGCGGCCAATCAATCGCTTGGCGTCGAAGACGGTGTTGTGAGGGTTCATGGCGACCTGGTTcttggcggcatcgccaaTCAGACGCTCAGTGTCGGTGAAGGCAACGAAAGAGGGCGTGGTGCGGTTGCCCTGGTCGTTGGCAATGATATCGCATCGATCCTCGCGGAAGATGCCCACGCACGAGTACGTGGTACCCAGATCGATACCGACGGCGGGACCCATGATGACGTTTGTGTGTGAATACGGCTGTGATGTGTGGAGGGGGGTATGCTGCAAACAAAGAGACGGCGAAACAGCGAGCCAATTCAATCAATGAATTGAACTGCGTAGAAGAAGGAAGGTGCGATGTGTGCGGGTATGAGAGGAAGGATGAGGGAAAAGAGTTTCGGGGCGAGTTGGGCGGTTGTGAGAGGCATCTAAATAAaagaaggcgggcgggcttcgATGTGCTTCTACACTGTTCCAAGCCAGCCCACCAGAAGGTTGCAGGGGGTGCCGGAAGGCTCTGGCAGCCACTGGCGGCCGCTGTACCCCGCTAGAACCGCTGGCCAGGCAGCGGGCGACCCGGGCGCCCGTCCAGCTGGAGCGCTTAACCGATGAATCAATCCACCAATCTCTGCAGTGACGATGGAGCTGCAAGGGTCCTTTCGATGCCGCTCgtcactcgctcgctcactgcCTTTGCCCGGCGCCCTtgcatcatcatggccgctGCCCCCCGAAGCTGCTGGTGTGCCTCCAGAGAGTGGGGGtgtccttttttttttttttttgatgTCATGGCTGCCCGTCGAGAGCTCCCGAAAATTCCATGTCGCGGGGCACCGTCGTCACCTCTCCAAGTCGCCGGAACCTTGTCTCACCCGCGGAATCAGGCGGTCTGCCAGGTAGCACATACCCGTTGCCCAGGTGCCTGCCCCACCTGTACCCTCTGGAAGCTCGACGATCAAGTTGGTCGCTtgctggctgccctgcccctcTTTTCCCgtcccctcctcgtccgcgtcgctCGCTCACACCACCAAGCTCGCTGCCTCACTGCCCCTCCAggtccctcgccgccgccaccatgatCGCGAGGGGCGCTGCACGatgagacgagacgaccGAATTCTGCGCAAGCGAAACGGGCACGCCCCATGCTCTAAAGGCCCAGCCGGCATTCGACTCGAAACCAACCAAGACGAGCGAAACTCGAAGCAACATGCAGCATGGCCTGCCGAGCTGACAATGGTGGCAGGCTTTTGGTCCGTCCACTCGCCCAGCGCAATTGAATTTTCGCTTCCCTGAGCTTCTGGTGGGTGGCGAGGCAACGCCTCCTTGACCCGTTTTGGTgggccatcatcgtccgTCCGTAACCCGCAGCTTTTACACCGGCGGGGCCATTGTGGGCGCCATCTGCATGCGGGAAAAACTGGGATCGCGCCAAAACTGCGTTGGCACGGCGAATGATGGACCCTGGTGAGGTGCCTCCTTGAGTCCTTGGGATCGGTCTCGTCTAGCCTAGCACTCTCCTCGAAGCTCGTTGAGTTccccgagctcgagctctGGATGCTCGAGATGTTCTCGACGCCCTCTCAATGCAACGCTCCGTCGTAATCTGGTGATTCTCCCCCGTCTTAAATTCCAATTGTCGGTCACAGTGGAAGCTTCTTCTGCTAGTGCAACCGCCGACCGCGCAACGTCAAACTCAGTTTGCCCTGAAATGGCATCCCAGCGAAGAGCTCCCGAGAGGTCCGGAAGCTGGCAAAGGACGGCAGGAAATCGCCGATGCCATCATGGGCTGAAGGCTGGTGGCATGGATCACGCATGTTAAAGTTGATagagccgccgctcccgccagAGTACACATGAGCACATGAAACGGATGTGGCCCGAGAGGCGTGAAAGACTCAACGGGGTTACTCCTCTATCAATGGGGGTATCTAACACAAAGGGAGGCCCGCAGCCGACGTACCATCCTCTTTCAGGCGGGAGAGGCTTCGTTCAGCGTCGTCTTGAGCCCTTGTCTTCCGCCAGGGCTCTCGAGCCTTATTCCCGTGTAATCCTCCGCTCGCATCCGGCGGCCCCTCAACAGATTCCAGAGATAGGGTTTATCGTAGACGACATCTTGGCTTccgtcaccatcgtcatcgaccGCCGACTTGCTTCCAAGCACCACGTTTCCGAGAAAGAAGCAGCAGGACCAAGACTGGTAGAATGGCCAAGTTAGCCCTTCGGCATCCCATAGTTGCCCGCAGCTCGGGGTACCTACCAGGACCATGAACGGAACAATAGCAACAAATGCCCAGACTACACCCATCTTCTCTTCCGTTAGCACCTTCACGCAGGAGAAGCAGTCCGAATAGTTCTCGCTCACCTTTGCGTCGTAGATTGCCTGCCGCCTGGCTCCTTCGGGCAGCTCTCCCAGTCTGGAGAAGTCGCTGTGCTTCGAGTCAAGCCCAGACGTGTTGTTGAACACGGTCGACATGATGGTAAGACCGATGGTCCCGCCAAAGGGAACAGCAACAGCCATCAGCCCAATGACCGCCGCACGGTGGGCTTTGAAGATGCCAATGCCATGAAGTGGCGCAATCATAAACCGGAGACCCATGCCGCAACCGACCAGCGCCATCATGCCGAATATCGTTGCCGTTCTTTCCATATACAAGGCCCACGCGAGGACTCCAACACCTACCATCTCAATGATTGAGCCCAGGAACAATGGCGGAAACGTCATGCGCGGCCAACGGTTGCAGAGGATGGAGCACAGGTAGATGCCAACTGTCACGATCCATGAGTATGAGTGCGTTCGCAACTGGAACGACGCTGCTCACCTCCAATTCCTGGCGTAAAATAGAGCAACTGAAGGCCTGCCTTGTCTGAGCTGTTCCCCTGTACAGCCAGTAAGCATTCGCCATGTCAGGTGCAATCTCGGGATGTTTTCCATACCTTGACTGCGATAAAGTAGATGTTGCAAAAGTAGAGCACCTATGGCTTTCAGCACGAGGTCCTCTTGGGAACATGAGGGTAGCCGCCTACAGAAAACATGGCCATGCCGGTGGCGCACTCGGTGTAGAAGATCAGCCCAAGATCCCGATTCGTCAACATCGCCCACGGGATCATGGCTCTCTGCCACGGCATCTTCTTGGACAACGCCCGTCCTGGAGAAAGCATCCTCTCCCacgcgaagaagaagccaaCAAACAAGCATCCCACGACAAGAGACACAATCACGGCAGCCGAAGCCCAGGGATAGGTCACGCCGCCCCATGTCAGGCCGAGGATAATGAGGCCAAAGCCAATGACGAAGAGTGCCTGTCCACCCACGTCGACTGTCTTGAGGCGCACCACCAACTTGGCGCGACGCCCAGTCTCAGCcgtctcgtcgagctccggGATCGGCTGTGGCCCCAAGAGCTCCTTGCGTAGGACGAAAAAGATGGCCAGCagggcaacggcggcgatggggagGTTGATCCCAAAACACCATCTCCAGTCGGCCCTCGTCAGGtagccgccgacgacggggcccATGGCGTAggagatgccgccgacgaacGCAAAGATGGCCCAATTCTTGGCGTTCTCTCGCAGGGTGACTCTGTCGGCGAGAATGGTGCGAACAACGACGTTCAACCCGGCGGAGGCAATGCCTTGGAAGGCGCGACCAAGCAAAAGGACGGCATAGGCGTTGGTTGGGGCTCCCGTGCACAGAGCGCTCCCGACCATCATGATGAGTACGGCcgcggtgatggcggcgtaTCGGCCAAATACATCGGCCATCAGGGCCCAAAACGGGATGAACGCAGCAGAAGTGAGGTTGAAAGCCGAAACGATCCAATTCTGCTGGGATATTTCGTTGAAGTCGCTCGCGATCCATGGCAGTGCGCTCGCGATACTTGAGATCAACGAGTCAGAGTAAGCAAGCCAGGTGAACTCGCATGGGGTACGTGTGCGTACATGGTGGCATCAAGCGCTTGCAGAGAGTATGGCCATAGCAGGCCAAAGATGATTTTCCATCGGTATTTTCTCACTTTTGACTTGTCTGCCTTGCAGTCCGGGCATGTTGCGGTTTCCGGCTCTTGTCGGTGGGGACACGTCCTTGGGGGCGGTTTTGGGGACGATTCATCGCGCGACGGGCTGAGAAACTTCTTGTATATGTAGGTTGCCATTGTGAGCGGCACCGGAGACCCTTGGTGCGTGTTGAAGAGGTGCGATGACAAGCGAGAGGCTTCACTATACTAGAGTCGCGCGTGTGATGGACATATATAGTCTAGATGTCCCACAACCATTCTGCCTCAGGGCGGAGTGCTGTCACAGTAGCCGCCCCGGCCACATCATGAGCCACGACAGTCAGGGGTATAATCTGGGGGCCTTCGGCCAGCATTACGGGTCCAGGCATGCTTCGGGATCTTGCACCTCGAATGAGTTCCCAAAGGGATGTGTCGATTCGAAGGCAGAGCCACAACCAGATGGGGCCATAACCAGATGATGGACCAGGGTTCTGGCCATAGGGCTGTGGCTTGATGCCGCAATGCCGTCGGTCAGTCAGGGCGAGGGATGGCATAGTGGGGCTTGCCGAGTTGGCCTCGCATGACTATCCTGATTGGGAGGACCTTGActgacgacgccgatgatgcAGCCCCAGGAAGACACGCAAGAGTTTGGTAGACTAAGCACGCTTGACTGCTCTTTTACCCGTTATCCTCACTACAGAGAATCACGCGCGATACAATCGTCCATCGTCTTTGTCTGATGTCGCCTTGCTCTGCTCGGACAGCATCACTCCGTAGGGTTACCATGGGCGTTGAGGCTGGTGGATGGAAAGGTTCTCTagcgtcgaggctgcgcaTTGGGGCTGATCCATGCTCAACCGGTTGAAAGACAGGGACTCAGCGCAGCGAGCCAGAACGCGAAGAATACGCGGTGCCTGAGGGCTGGCAGCGACCGGCTCCACCTGGAGAAATGTCAGCCTTCGGTGTGACGGGACGGTCAGCGCAGAGATATGCGGAACACGAGCCATGCGATGAGAACGGCCCTTCGTTCAAAAAGACGCCCGGCTGCAGTAGCCCCTGCCGCCCGGTCCTGCCCCCTCTTGCCGCGCCCAGAGCATCCCGGTTGGCCTCAACCGACCCGGGAATTGCGGGGCccaggcggctgcggctccgaGGGTGAAGCAACACGGCCGAGGGTGGGGTCCGTCGCCCCCCCGAGCCAAGCCGGGTCGTCCACCAGTCACGTGCCAAAGCAGCTGACCAagagtcagtcagtcagagCCTGGAGCCCCGTCACTCTCGGCGGTGCGGATGTAATGACGAAATTCTAGGCCTCCAAAGGaaggccgccaccagccGACTGCTCCACGTTTGGTTGGCGTCCTTTCGTCCGAAGCCCTGCGCACCAGCCAACGGTGCTGCATAGAGTCGGCCGGTCTCGAGCTGGCCCTTCAGAGCCGCTTCGCAGATTCAGAGTCGTACCAAGGCCGGAGAGTCACGACGAAATTTGACGACGCCCAACAGCTAACTTACCATCCTCCGGGGCGCGGGGAAAGGGCTTTTTGCTGCAGCATATAAATTGTACATTTCGGTCCCCGTTGAGGCCGCTGGGTAGCGACCCTGCAGAGAGGGTCCCAAAAAGAGCTGGGCACCGTGCTGGCTATATCAACAGTGATCCATGCTGGCAGTGCGGCCGTGTCAAatgagctggctggctggcaagcCACGACGTCAGCAAGATGCAGCGACGCGACAGTGTGGACGGATTGGTGCTGTCATGTTGACGTTACAGCGTGACCGTGACAGTGACAGGTTTCCATTGAGAGGGGCGGCGGATCCATCCAGTGCAGCCCCGTCCCGTCAGGCCCAGGCAAGGTAGGCAGCCCTCCGTTGCATCCTGAAAATCTCGACACGGCAGGAGCTCCGACTGCTGCGCATGCGTCGTACCTGCCCCCAAGaagtaaaaaaaaaactaCCCACGTGACGGACAGTAATGAATGAGGACACTCGCAGTTTGCCTTGCAACGTCTCCTCTCTCGTCATGCATTCCCTGGATTCGACAATGGCTTTTGACACCGCTACAGCACACCTCACCACCCTCCAACGAGGCGAGAGCCGCTGCCTACTGTAAACCGAGTGTGGAACCTGCCGCCATACGGATCACCGGGCGTCCGCGTTTCAGCGCGCGCCAGCAGTCGGTCCGCGAGCTACCAaaccagcccggcccagcccagcctaaGCAGGCCGGTCCGCAGACCAGTCACAGCCGCCAGATTAGGTCGCATTACGCTGTTGAAAGGCACCCTTCTTCATCAGTCCGGTGCCTGCTCTGCTCTAGCCCACGATTACCCTTGCCGGGGCGTCGCGCCTCCACGGCGCCTGACAGCTCCCCCCACTGCCGTTCGTCCACGCGCAACGAACAGCCGAGATCCCTTTCGCCCGAAGCTCGCTCTGCCCGCCCCCAACTTCTGCGCTGGCCATTCCTGGCaccggcccgcgcccgccgtccggAAGTGACGAAGCCGACAGCTACTGGCAGCCCGGCGGTGCGATCGATACAGTACTTACATTAGTAGTGCCTACTTGGGTACCTTTAGGTAGCGAACGACGCAACTGGCCTTACGTACCTACATACAACGTTGCGGTCAGCCCTTTGCCAGCAGCCTCCTGTGTCCAaccgtcttcctcttcgacACATGTGAGTGCGCGACGTCTTGGTGACCCCCATGTCGCACCCATGACCACTGGTGGGCTTCCCTCTGTCACAGCTTATCCGCGTTGGCACATGTACGCAAAACCACGCGACTAGCAGTAGTCGCACATCGCACGGCAGCACATGCGAAGCCACCTCTCGGATCAGCCGCTCACTGACTGCCTTTTCCGTACAGGTCCTTTCCCTACGTCTCCTTCCGTCCCGTCGATAATTCCCTGCGTCTTCTAATACGCACCACGGCAGCCCCGGTGTGGCTCCGTTACCAAGGGTAGGTTGAGTGCCATATCAGCTATTTCCCTCGTTGTCTTCCCTGTCCATCAGAGTCGGTCCCCGGCTCCCCCCattgcccctcccccacagCGACGGCTATTGCTCCAAGTCGTATTGACTTTCGGGCCTCCGGAGGAGGACTCAAGCGAGCACTTTCCCATGAGCCGtctcccgcctcccccggccCACGTACCCCAGTCCACGTCTGCGTCTGCCCAGCTCTCCCCAAACATCCTTCTCGATCCCGTTCCTGGGACGGTCCACTTGGAAGCACGACATTACCTCTTGCACCCACGGAGTTTGTCAACCAGACAACACCACTGGTACCCTGCGGCGACCAGTTGCGGGGACTCCGCTCCACATCCCGACCATTGCCGTGCCTGGCAGCTCTTATATAACCTACCTCCCATCCCTTCTTATCCCCCCCCTACCCTCACGTACTCGTGCTTCATTGTTCGATAGTACCGCAACTCAAGCTGAAGTTGCCACATACACAAACCCGGCCAATCGTGGTCCAACGAGCGAGTGTAATGCCAGCCTACTACCTTCAGGACTGCCACTACTTCTACCGCACCGCTCTGCGCGGTctcagcatcagcaccagcgTCTCGCCGCTCTACTCATAAAATTTCACGGACTTGCTGACAAGATGACCGCCAAAGTCCGCGTCTTCAGTCCTCCAAACTCCCTGGCAGCGCGGCTGGCAGAGCCTCCCGCCGACCCAGCTACGCCCCGAAGTGTCCCAGAGCCTCCGGCTTCCGTCTCGTCACGTCAGCCTCTGAACCTGTCATCGGCTTACACCAGAGTGCCCATGGCTACCCACAGTGCGCACAAGGAGGGCGGCATCACTTTTGCTGCCCAAGACAAGCTTCCCAAGCTCCCCATTcccaacctcgacgacactTGCAAAAGATACTTGGAGGTTCTTGCGCCACTTCAGGCCCCCCGCGAACGGGCTGAGACGAGACATGCCGTTCAGGAGTTCCTCAAACAAGACGGGCCCGATTTGCAAGACAAGCTCAAGAAGTATGCCCATGGCAAGACGAGCTACATCGAGCAGTTCTGTAAGTGGACCCCCTTGGCCAGCATACGTGACTATGGCTGACAATGGCAGGGTACGACTCGTATCTCAACTTTGACAACCCCGTGGTCCTCAACCTGAACCCATTCTTCCTTCTCGAAGATGACCCTACGCCGGCGAGAAACAACCAAGTCACCCGTGCGGCTTCACTGGTCGTGTCCGCCCTCGACTTTATCCGAGCTGTCCGAAAAGAGGAGCTTCCTCCCGACACGTTCAAGGGCACGCCGCTCTGCATGTACCAGTTTTCTCGCTTATTTGGCACTGCGAGAGTGCCGACCGAGAACGGCTGTCAAATCGTGCAGGACCCGCAATCAACGCATATCGCGGTCATGTGCCATGGCCAGATCTACTGGTTTGATGTCTTAGACGACAACTCCGACGTTATCATGACCGAGAAGGACATTGCCATCAACCTACAGACAATCACCGAGGATGCCGCTCAAATCCCGATCCAGGAGGCTGCCAAAGGTGCTCTCGGTGTCTTGAGCACGGAGAACCGCAAGGTGTGGTCTGGCCTCAGAGACGTTTTGACGAAGAACCCCGGCTCAAACAACGCCGACTGTCTCAACATCATAGACTCCGCGCTCTTTGTCCTCTGCCTTGACTACACGGAACCACCCAACGTCGCAGCATTGTGTCAGAACATGCTGTGTGGCACAAGCGAAGTGAAGAATGGAGTTCAAATCGGCACCTGCACCAACCGCTGGTACGACAAGATGCAAATAATTGTTTGCAAAAACGGCAGCGCAGGTATCAACTTTGAGCATACAGGTGTGGACGGCCACACCGTGCTCAGATTCGCCAGTGATGTTTACACAGACACGATTCTCCGCTTCGCCCGCTCCATCAACGGCCAAGCACCCACCCTTTGGGCATCAACAAGCCCCGACCCATCCAAGCGAGACCCCGAAAGTTTTGGCGATGTCAATACCACACCACGGAAGCTTGAATGGGACATGATTCCGGAGTTGAGCATAGCTGTCCGCTTCGCCGAGACTAGACTTGCCGATTTAATCGAGCAGAACGAGTTTCAGTGTCTCGACTTCGGGTCTTACGGCAAGAACTTCATCACCTCAATGGGGTTCTCGCCCGATGCATTTGTGCAGATGGCTTTTCAGGCCGCGTACTATGGCTTGTACGGCCGCGTCGAATGTACTTACGAGCCGGCGATGACCAAGGTGTATTTGCACGGCCGCACCGAGGCTGTTCGGACAGTTTCAAGCGACTCGGTTGACTTTGTCCAAACGTTCTGGGCAGACAATCCGCTCGAGCAGAAGATAGAAGCGCTGAAAACTGCGTGCCAGAAGCACGTCAATCGAACGAAGGAGTGCGCAAAGGCCCAAGGCTGCGATCGGCACCTGTATGCCTTGTTCTGCGTTTGGCAGAAGTacgtcgatgacgagatTGGCAGCGGCATGAGCAGCTTCGGCCAGTCTAGCCCAGTAGATGGGTACTCACCCGTAGGCAGCCCTGAGAAGGCCTCAAGCATCTCATCCCTGGACGGTGTCGAAATAGGACGCAGCAGGGAACGTGGCGATAGCACCAACTCGCGATCACGAGACAGTCACCCTCTGCCATTTATATTCGCAGACTCTGGCTGGGACAAGCTAAACACGACGGTTTTGTCGACATCAAACTGCGGCAACCCGTCGCTCCGGCACTTTGGCTTCGGCCCGACCTCAGGCGACGGCTTCGGCATCGGGTACATTATCAAGGATGATTCCATTTCTATTTGCGTCTCGAGCAAGCATCGCCAAACGAAGCGCTTTGTCGACGCGCTTGAGAGCTATCTCCTCGAAATTCGACGGATCCTCCGTGTAACAAACCGCAAATCGTCGACAGCCAAGACCAGTCGGGCACGGGAGGCAGAGGAATCAAGGCCAAAGCCCGTCGGCCGGAAGTCACGTGGCCGGCTCGTCACCGGTCTCGAGACGGTGAGGACGCCTCGATCCCAAGACGGGTCGTCGCTCGCGGAGGAAAGCATTACAGCcagtgatgacgacgaacTTGGAGGATGTAAGTTTGCAACCACCCAAGAATGATACTGCACACAATGCTAACGCGCATCTCCAGACGGGTTCTTTGACGCGGGCATGCTGCGTCAGGCACTCAAGGCACGGGATCCCGCGGCGGACACGAGTGAGACCAAGGCATCGGAGCGGGCGGCAGTACAGGCCCGACGAAGGGATGTGGGCAAGAAGCTTCGCTTAACGACGGAATGATGATGAGCGTGTTGTATGAATTGTAGCTTTTGGGCCTTGTGCGCCGTGGGGGATTTGTTTGTTGGATATCGATTGCCAAAGCCATAGCCGGATATATTGCACCGCAATCATATGGCCCAAGAACCAAGTGCGTTATCCCGAGTTTGCATCTCCGGCGTACAAGCTTGGCTTGGATGTTGCTGAGAATGGCCATGCCCACAAGTCGGTTGCGGTCCAAGACATACCTGGTCGCAACACATTGCCAAGCTCACATGTTTCGAAGAGAAGGTACAAGTGCAGAGCTTGCAGCATGATTGCTCAGACGCCATATATGCAcattatatatatatgccGTGAATGATGACTCCCTGTACGCCGCGTCGGGCTGTCCCGCAACTGTGACCCCTTCTAAAAACCCAACGCCAGACCTCACAATGGATACATACAACATGACGTAGAAATACACTTCCTCCCAAGAGAATTAATGTCCCGTCACCGCGGAACCAAGACCACGAGTTTCCTTTCCCTTTTCGGGAGGGGCCCTTTGGGGTGGTCTCGTCATCGAGCCAATGACGCGGGCCTCCTCGCTCTCCGCTCAGTTGAGCTCATGCATCTGGCCACGGTGGTTATCCGATGTCTGTGCGGATGCCTCATAGATGAcgggctgctggggctggaagccgtgcggcggtggcggctgctgctgctgctgggggccCGGGCCAGGAGCCGGGTAGCCGCCCCATTGGGGCACGCCGGGGCTCGTGCTGTTCGTGCGCGGGTCCGTCATGTGCGTCATGTGCGAGGCCGTGGGAGATGTTGGGGCGAGCgacgggtcggcggcggcaggatAGTATCCaccaagcggcggcggcatggtcTGAGGGTACTGCTGGTTGGGAGGGAGATAGCTCTGGACAGAAGGAGCGTAGTTGGGGTTGTAGTACGACGTGTGCGggccaggctgctgctgctgctgctgcatcatgctgggcggcggcacgcttGGGTGTTGCACGGGAGACTGTTCCAtgggcgggctcgccgtctTGCCAGCATCGGCCTGCTTCTTGCCGCGCCGTAGGCAGAAGAAAgcgatgatgccggcgatACCAATCgcggcgacaccaccaaCGACACCTCCGACAATGGCTGCCACGGGCGTCTTcttgcctccgccgccgccgcctccaccactgttgtccttgtcgctgctgtcgctgttGCCAGAACCATCGGTActggtggtggcagccgcTGATGAGGTTTTTGACAGCGCGCCAGATGGAGTTGGGTCACCGATAGTGCTCTTGCCCGTCTGCTTCGTGTTGAGAAGTGaagtcgacgagcccgtctGCGTGATTGTGAAGTAGGACCGGCTGATGGTCTGGCCGGCGAAGGTCGTGAAGGCCTGGTTGGCCAAAGAGTCGCTAATGGCCGCACACCAGTAGTCTGTGATGCCGCCAGGAAACGCAATGGTGTTGCAGAATTTACTCGCCGCGTTTGTGCTTGTTTCTTGCGTTAGTCACAAAAAGGGTAGAGCGAACGGCAGGGTGAGTGAGCAGAGGGCAGCGCATACCACTTGAGCACAAGAGTGTCCTGAGCGCAGCTGTCGCCACACTTGCTCGACGAAACGATGTCGTTGTAGTCCATGCATCCGAACCGGAAGTTGGAGCCCCCGTCGTTGTAACACATGACGACACCGGAGTGAGTCGGCTGTGAAAAGACGAGGCCGCATGTCGCGCTAGGGCCACAGGTGTAGGCCCAGCTGGCGTTGCCCGAGATGTATCCGCAGGTGTTGTCgggggccacggccatggtcAACTTATAAGACGTCGAGTCCTGGCGACGCAGCAACTCGTGCATGCTCGGCGGCACTGTCGGCCTGGGAGACATGCCGTCCGCAGGCAGGACGACCGAACGCGTGGCTTGGGGTATCCGCGCGACAAGCCGGGCTTCGACGGCCGTCGATATGCACATGGCCGCCAGAGCGGCCATCAACTGAGTGACCTTCATGACTTGGTGACTTATACACAACAGAGGAGAATCCACCGGAAGGACGTGACGTGACGGATGAGGCTACCGAAACGGGCAAGACAAGAAtaaggagaggaagaagaagcaaaTAAACGAGCGAACAATTCTTCAATCCTCTTCTCCAGACCGAGGGGggcacgaggcggcggggagtTGTTTTATTGCGCGAGACACCACGAATGGTTCAACCCCGGTCccccatcatggcggcggcggcggcggcggcgggacctCATCGCAACTCGAGCACACCCGGACCATCCCATGCAGCCCTGGCCTAGCGCCTCGGGCGTCAGGAACAGGCATTGGCCACGATGGAGCGCGATGGTGAATTGAGTCGTGACGGGAGGCATCAGCCTCCAATGGACGGTCGTGGAG
The genomic region above belongs to Purpureocillium takamizusanense chromosome 5, complete sequence and contains:
- the SSA2 gene encoding Hsp70 chaperone (EggNog:ENOG503NVJE~antiSMASH:Cluster_5.4~COG:O); its protein translation is MGPAVGIDLGTTYSCVGIFREDRCDIIANDQGNRTTPSFVAFTDTERLIGDAAKNQVAMNPHNTVFDAKRLIGRKFNDAEVQADMKHFPFKVTDKAGKPAIEVEFKGEQKTFTPEEISSMVLTKMRETAESYLGTQVTNAVVTVPAYFNDSQRQATKDAGLIAGLNVLRIINEPTAAAIAYGLDKKVEGERNVLIFDLGGGTFDVSLLTIEEGIFEVKSTAGDTHLGGEDFDNRLVNHFVLEFKRKFKKVRSPRNMGNARHEGNSGNAGNDGHGGNAGHDSNLSTAGYDSDPSPLFQSTKANFQTQDLSTNARALRRLRTACERAKRTLSSSAQTSIEIDSLFEGIDFYTSITRARFEELCQDLFRSTIQPVDRVLSDAKIDKSQVHEIVLVGGSTRIPRIQKLIADYFNGKEPNKSINPDEAVAYGAAVQAAILSGDTSSKSTNEILLLDVAPLSLGIETAGGMMTKLIPRNTTIPTKKSEVFSTFSDNQPGVLIQVYEGERQRTKDNNLMGKFELTGIPPAPRGVPQIEVTFDLDANGIMNVSAVEKGTGKSNKIVITNDKGRLSKEEIERMLADAEKYKDEDEAEGRRVAAKNGLESYAYSLRNTLSDPKVDEKIEAADKETLKTEIDKVVAWLDDSQQATREEYEEHQKELEAVANPIMMKFYGSEGGPPGGMPGGAPGGFPGAGGPPGGAGGDDGPTVEEVD
- a CDS encoding uncharacterized protein (antiSMASH:Cluster_5.4~EggNog:ENOG503P0MW~COG:U~SECRETED:SignalP(1-27~SECRETED:cutsite=CTG-AP~SECRETED:prob=0.2532)~TransMembrane:11 (n9-17c25/26o41-59i71-93o99-119i150-173o179-201i234-259o271-289i301-320o326-347i359-383o418-439i)) yields the protein MADVFGRYAAITAAVLIMMVGSALCTGAPTNAYAVLLLGRAFQGIASAGLNVVVRTILADRVTLRENAKNWAIFAFVGGISYAMGPVVGGYLTRADWRWCFGINLPIAAVALLAIFFVLRKELLGPQPIPELDETAETGRRAKLVVRLKTVDVGGQALFVIGFGLIILGLTWGGVTYPWASAAVIVSLVVGCLFVGFFFAWERMLSPGRALSKKMPWQRAMIPWAMLTNRDLGLIFYTECATGMAMFSVLYFCNIYFIAVKGNSSDKAGLQLLYFTPGIGVGIYLCSILCNRWPRMTFPPLFLGSIIEMVGVGVLAWALYMERTATIFGMMALVGCGMGLRFMIAPLHGIGIFKAHRAAVIGLMAVAVPFGGTIGLTIMSTVFNNTSGLDSKHSDFSRLGELPEGARRQAIYDAKMGVVWAFVAIVPFMVLSWSCCFFLGNVVLGSKSAVDDDGDGSQDVVYDKPYLWNLLRGRRMRAEDYTGIRLESPGGRQGLKTTLNEASPA
- a CDS encoding uncharacterized protein (EggNog:ENOG503P0MW~antiSMASH:Cluster_5.4~TransMembrane:14 (i54-79o91-110i117-138o150-168i180-202o208-228i259-282o288-310i343-368o380-398i410-429o435-456i468-492o527-548i)~COG:U); this translates as MATYIYKKFLSPSRDESSPKPPPRTCPHRQEPETATCPDCKADKSKVRKYRWKIIFGLLWPYSLQALDATIIASALPWIASDFNEISQQNWIVSAFNLTSAAFIPFWALMADVFGRYAAITAAVLIMMVGSALCTGAPTNAYAVLLLGRAFQGIASAGLNVVVRTILADRVTLRENAKNWAIFAFVGGISYAMGPVVGGYLTRADWRWCFGINLPIAAVALLAIFFVLRKELLGPQPIPELDETAETGRRAKLVVRLKTVDVGGQALFVIGFGLIILGLTWGGVTYPWASAAVIVSLVVGCLFVGFFFAWERMLSPGRALSKKMPWQRAMIPWAMLTNRDLGLIFYTECATGMAMFSVLYFCNIYFIAVKGNSSDKAGLQLLYFTPGIGVGIYLCSILCNRWPRMTFPPLFLGSIIEMVGVGVLAWALYMERTATIFGMMALVGCGMGLRFMIAPLHGIGIFKAHRAAVIGLMAVAVPFGGTIGLTIMSTVFNNTSGLDSKHSDFSRLGELPEGARRQAIYDAKMGVVWAFVAIVPFMVLSWSCCFFLGNVVLGSKSAVDDDGDGSQDVVYDKPYLWNLLRGRRMRAEDYTGIRLESPGGRQGLKTTLNEASPA